Proteins co-encoded in one Dehalogenimonas sp. WBC-2 genomic window:
- a CDS encoding mercuric ion reductase encodes MPKYNYDVIVIGGGVAGFAAAGMATGIGKRVLLIEKDRLGGSCNLHTCMPTKALIRAGIVRDTLVSTEKFGLGFSPGHIGTDKVFRYVTRVIDDVSKLDTVESFQEMGIDIKFGSPEFLDNHRVRLDGHSISGGKFIIATGGRPAEIEINGYRDAPYLNNQTVFNLDKMPASIIIIGGGPAGLEFASAFNLLGLEVTVVELADTILTREDGELVTMLSGHLTERGIKILTGHKSLKLKKAGAMTQLEVQNKAGASSILEAEAVLLTIGRQPNIEGLNLDKAGVKYTGKGITVNQRQKTSADNIYACGDVTGIYQMAATSEYQALVAANNAVIPLLKQKADYKHLIWVTFTEPPLAHAGLTEEEARAKYGNNIRIYRYDYKSIRRAKMEQNDFGLAKFICTKNFKLVGIQILGDRAEELAHEAQVVKVFGKPIHRLHFVPHAYPTYAEGIIKRIGDMAYLDWMSSNPFIRLGLKIMPGFRNNMAAVKSKL; translated from the coding sequence ATGCCAAAATACAATTATGATGTCATAGTCATCGGGGGTGGAGTTGCTGGTTTCGCCGCCGCCGGTATGGCCACAGGTATCGGTAAACGGGTGCTTCTGATTGAAAAGGATCGCCTCGGTGGTAGTTGCAACCTGCATACCTGTATGCCCACCAAGGCACTCATCCGCGCCGGTATTGTAAGGGACACCTTGGTTTCCACTGAGAAATTTGGTCTTGGCTTTAGCCCCGGTCATATCGGCACCGACAAAGTTTTTCGTTACGTCACTAGAGTCATTGACGATGTAAGCAAACTTGATACCGTTGAGAGTTTTCAGGAGATGGGCATAGATATAAAATTCGGCTCACCTGAGTTTTTGGATAACCATAGAGTGCGCCTGGATGGACATTCCATTTCAGGTGGCAAATTCATCATTGCCACCGGCGGACGTCCGGCGGAAATTGAAATCAACGGCTACAGAGATGCTCCATATCTCAACAACCAGACTGTATTCAACCTTGATAAGATGCCGGCATCCATTATCATCATCGGTGGCGGTCCGGCCGGACTTGAGTTTGCCTCCGCATTCAATCTTTTAGGGTTAGAAGTCACCGTCGTTGAACTGGCAGATACCATTTTAACGCGGGAGGATGGGGAATTGGTTACCATGTTGTCCGGTCATTTGACTGAGCGTGGTATCAAAATATTAACCGGTCATAAAAGCCTCAAACTTAAAAAAGCGGGAGCAATGACCCAACTGGAAGTCCAAAACAAAGCAGGTGCTTCAAGTATTCTGGAAGCTGAAGCGGTACTATTGACCATCGGTCGCCAACCCAACATTGAGGGCCTGAATTTGGACAAGGCTGGCGTAAAATATACCGGCAAAGGGATTACCGTTAATCAAAGACAAAAAACCTCTGCCGACAACATCTATGCCTGCGGCGATGTCACCGGTATCTACCAGATGGCCGCCACCTCAGAATATCAAGCCCTGGTTGCTGCCAATAATGCCGTGATACCGCTGTTGAAACAAAAGGCAGACTATAAACATCTCATCTGGGTAACCTTCACAGAACCGCCCTTGGCTCATGCTGGGCTTACTGAGGAAGAAGCCCGTGCAAAATACGGTAACAATATCCGTATTTACCGCTATGACTATAAATCCATCAGACGCGCCAAAATGGAACAGAATGACTTCGGTCTGGCTAAATTTATCTGCACCAAAAATTTCAAATTAGTCGGCATACAGATCCTTGGCGACAGGGCAGAAGAACTGGCACATGAAGCCCAGGTAGTGAAGGTCTTCGGCAAACCAATACATCGTCTGCATTTCGTGCCACACGCCTATCCCACCTACGCCGAAGGCATCATCAAACGCATAGGAGACATGGCATACCTTGACTGGATGTCCTCAAATCCATTCATCCGGCTCGGATTGAAGATTATGCCCGGCTTCCGCAACAACATGGCAGCAGTGAAATCCAAACTATAA
- a CDS encoding sensory box sensor histidine kinase response regulator, with the protein MDKLNGYKNPTPSLTKEDLATREGDFRHLFETTTDGILIIDAETGHVIDVNPFFTETLGYPRQDLVNKPVWEFKFLQKVFSDRNKLVELKQKEFVIHQELPLITTRGDVLDMELIGSPCETEYRKLIKLNFRILKEHKEAQSRLKESETRFSQLAENVPIGIAVSRHGKTIYANRVYLDMFGFEKREEVYGTSHLDQIVPQFRDEVIQRTTDQEQGLPVDPQYEYQGLRKDGSSFPCQTQVSRVDLSDGPAMLGFFTDITNLKISSARIEYLAAFPELSPNPVIEITLAGNINYSNPASQIIFPDLVSLGTMHPCLSEWPKITTELILKKNSQVREIRINGHFYEQTFQYIDSLKTIRIYSHDITKMKRAETDWANSEKRYRRLFEAAQDGILILDADTGAVVDVNPFLVKMLGFTYVQLLGKTIWELEFMEDFIDNKEKFEELKEKGYVRNEDIPLKTAYGKRLEVEFVSNMYEVDHSKVIQCNIRDITDRKTTEAENIILRDKSEISNRLTVVGEMAAGIAHEINNPLTGVIGFSELLMERKDLSADVMENLRIINDGSVRVKDIIKRLLTFARQAKPMKSSVSVNELIDNTLEMRGYVLKTANIEIVKNYDPDLPWIYADPGQLQQVFLNLIINAEYIMKTTHDKGKLTISSYQTDKHIILNFKDDGLGMTDEVKAKIFQPFFSTKAPGEGTGLGLGLSRSIILEHQGTIEVNSMLGIGTTFTITLPITQLEDNKTKTPQVTKKVIKIDRKVVTNARILVVDDEATVSALIKSILSIQGHVVDEANNPEQALKLMEETSFDLIFLDIRMPGVSGMELHKEILTRWPKQAEHIVFITGDTSDLPLKKYMSTQNVPIISKPFNRQTLEEVTDQLLKK; encoded by the coding sequence ATGGATAAATTAAACGGCTATAAAAATCCTACTCCATCGCTAACCAAAGAAGATTTAGCAACTAGAGAAGGTGACTTCCGTCACCTGTTTGAAACCACCACAGATGGCATTCTAATAATCGATGCTGAAACTGGGCATGTGATTGATGTAAATCCGTTTTTCACTGAGACGCTTGGCTACCCTCGACAAGACCTGGTAAATAAACCTGTTTGGGAATTTAAATTTCTTCAAAAAGTATTCTCTGACAGGAACAAATTGGTCGAGCTAAAACAAAAAGAGTTTGTCATCCACCAAGAATTGCCTTTGATAACCACCCGAGGCGATGTGCTTGATATGGAACTAATCGGCAGTCCTTGTGAAACCGAATATCGGAAGTTGATTAAATTGAACTTCCGCATCCTTAAAGAACACAAAGAAGCCCAATCAAGGCTTAAGGAAAGCGAAACCAGGTTTTCTCAACTCGCCGAAAATGTGCCTATTGGGATCGCAGTAAGCAGACATGGTAAAACAATCTACGCTAATCGCGTATATTTAGACATGTTTGGTTTTGAAAAACGTGAAGAAGTATATGGGACAAGCCACTTGGATCAAATCGTCCCACAATTCCGGGATGAAGTAATTCAAAGAACTACTGATCAGGAACAAGGCTTGCCCGTCGATCCCCAATACGAATATCAAGGATTGAGGAAGGATGGTTCTTCCTTCCCGTGCCAAACTCAAGTCTCAAGAGTTGATTTATCCGACGGCCCCGCCATGCTAGGGTTCTTCACTGATATCACCAACTTAAAAATATCATCGGCAAGGATCGAATATCTTGCAGCTTTTCCTGAACTTAGCCCAAATCCGGTGATTGAAATCACTTTGGCCGGTAATATCAACTATTCTAATCCGGCTAGCCAAATTATATTCCCGGATTTAGTGTCTCTTGGAACAATGCATCCCTGCTTATCTGAATGGCCAAAGATCACCACAGAACTTATTTTGAAGAAAAATAGCCAGGTTCGTGAAATTAGAATCAATGGTCACTTCTATGAGCAGACTTTCCAATATATTGATTCTCTTAAGACGATCCGAATATATTCGCACGATATTACAAAAATGAAACGAGCCGAGACCGATTGGGCCAATTCTGAAAAACGTTATCGCCGCCTTTTTGAAGCAGCTCAAGATGGGATATTGATATTAGACGCAGATACTGGCGCTGTGGTTGATGTGAACCCATTCCTTGTGAAGATGCTGGGGTTCACATATGTCCAGTTATTGGGTAAGACAATTTGGGAACTGGAATTCATGGAAGACTTTATCGACAACAAAGAAAAATTTGAAGAACTTAAAGAAAAAGGATATGTCCGAAATGAAGACATTCCTCTCAAAACCGCTTATGGAAAGCGCTTAGAAGTTGAATTTGTCAGCAACATGTATGAGGTGGATCATTCTAAGGTGATCCAATGCAATATCCGGGATATCACTGATCGTAAGACCACCGAGGCCGAAAACATCATCCTTCGCGACAAATCCGAAATATCCAACCGCCTTACGGTAGTGGGTGAAATGGCAGCTGGCATCGCCCATGAGATCAACAATCCTCTTACGGGGGTTATCGGCTTCTCTGAACTTCTTATGGAAAGAAAAGATCTGTCCGCAGATGTGATGGAAAATCTCAGAATCATCAATGACGGCAGCGTCAGAGTTAAAGATATTATCAAACGCTTGCTCACTTTCGCCCGCCAGGCGAAACCTATGAAGTCTAGTGTCAGTGTCAACGAACTGATTGATAACACGCTTGAAATGCGAGGCTATGTCCTCAAAACGGCCAATATTGAGATTGTGAAGAACTACGATCCTGATCTACCATGGATATATGCTGATCCAGGCCAATTGCAACAGGTGTTTTTGAACCTCATCATCAATGCCGAATATATCATGAAGACGACTCACGACAAAGGCAAATTGACGATATCTAGTTATCAGACTGATAAACACATTATTCTGAATTTCAAGGACGACGGCCTCGGCATGACTGATGAAGTCAAAGCCAAAATATTCCAGCCTTTCTTTTCTACCAAGGCCCCCGGTGAAGGTACCGGATTGGGTCTGGGCCTGTCACGTTCCATCATCCTGGAGCACCAAGGCACCATAGAAGTTAACAGCATGCTTGGTATTGGTACTACCTTCACAATCACACTACCCATTACCCAATTGGAAGATAATAAAACGAAAACACCACAAGTAACCAAAAAAGTGATCAAAATCGATCGGAAGGTTGTAACCAATGCCCGCATACTGGTGGTTGATGATGAAGCCACTGTCAGTGCTTTAATTAAATCTATATTAAGTATTCAGGGGCATGTAGTTGATGAAGCTAACAACCCAGAACAAGCTTTGAAGCTAATGGAAGAAACATCCTTTGATCTAATCTTTCTTGATATACGCATGCCTGGCGTAAGCGGTATGGAATTACACAAGGAAATCTTAACGCGATGGCCAAAACAAGCAGAGCATATTGTCTTTATTACGGGCGATACTTCAGATTTGCCGTTAAAGAAATACATGTCCACTCAAAATGTTCCGATCATTTCCAAGCCGTTCAATCGTCAAACGCTGGAAGAAGTGACGGATCAATTATTGAAAAAATAG
- a CDS encoding iron(III) dicitrate transport ATPbinding protein — protein sequence MIEINDISFAYSRNSRNILENISFDIQKNRCIAILGNNGAGKSTLLKCIDRICPAQKGVVLVENEDVFKMSNNVIAQNIAYVPQNNRAVSMTVFDMILLGRKPYIKWDATSEDRQIVCDLMHKMKLDDFALRNVSELSGGEVQKVMLARALAQEPKLLMLDEPTSNLDPHNQHEVLQIVKNIALEHNTCVAIVIHDLNLAIRYCDRFIFLKDARVFSYGGLETMTPENIETVYGIRVHIIEYMGIPVIVPFPDEKVTRNDIVENNQEPVNGICGNLS from the coding sequence ATGATTGAGATAAATGATATTAGTTTCGCGTATAGCCGAAATTCAAGGAATATACTGGAGAATATAAGTTTTGATATACAAAAAAATCGATGTATTGCTATTTTAGGGAATAACGGAGCAGGTAAAAGTACATTACTTAAATGCATCGACCGCATTTGTCCCGCTCAGAAAGGGGTAGTGCTCGTTGAAAACGAAGACGTGTTTAAAATGAGCAATAATGTCATAGCACAGAATATTGCCTATGTGCCGCAAAATAATAGGGCGGTCAGCATGACGGTGTTTGACATGATACTCCTTGGACGAAAACCGTATATCAAATGGGATGCGACATCAGAGGACAGGCAAATAGTGTGTGATTTAATGCACAAGATGAAATTGGATGATTTTGCACTGCGAAATGTATCGGAGCTTTCAGGTGGCGAAGTGCAAAAGGTAATGCTTGCAAGAGCGCTGGCACAGGAACCGAAGCTTTTAATGCTTGATGAACCCACAAGCAACCTTGACCCGCACAATCAGCATGAAGTGCTTCAAATAGTAAAAAATATCGCCCTGGAACACAATACATGCGTGGCTATCGTCATTCACGACCTCAACTTAGCTATTCGTTACTGTGACCGTTTCATATTCCTTAAGGATGCACGTGTCTTTTCTTACGGTGGTTTGGAAACAATGACTCCTGAGAACATCGAGACAGTTTATGGGATACGCGTTCATATTATCGAATATATGGGGATACCAGTTATTGTTCCCTTTCCTGATGAGAAAGTTACGCGGAATGACATTGTGGAAAATAATCAGGAACCGGTAAATGGGATCTGCGGCAATCTTTCCTGA